The proteins below come from a single Anaerolineales bacterium genomic window:
- the moaC gene encoding cyclic pyranopterin monophosphate synthase MoaC → MKDVTDKQATRREALAETLLKLPPEVQTLLQERRLEKGDALEMARAAGIMAAKKTWELIPLCHPLPITGVDITYTFTAEGVYIRALVKTHAPTGVEMEALTASSLTALTLYDMLKPHTKDLEIAHTRLLSKKGGKSGDWEYTA, encoded by the coding sequence ATGAAAGATGTCACCGATAAGCAAGCCACTCGCCGCGAGGCGCTTGCTGAGACCCTTCTAAAACTTCCGCCAGAGGTGCAAACGCTTCTTCAAGAACGCCGCTTGGAGAAAGGCGATGCGCTGGAAATGGCGCGGGCGGCGGGGATCATGGCGGCAAAAAAGACATGGGAACTGATTCCCCTCTGCCACCCGCTGCCCATTACTGGCGTCGATATTACCTACACCTTCACCGCTGAGGGGGTGTACATTCGCGCCCTTGTCAAAACGCACGCCCCAACCGGCGTGGAGATGGAGGCACTCACAGCGTCCAGTCTCACCGCCTTGACGCTCTACGACATGCTAAAGCCGCACACAAAAGACTTGGAGATCGCCCATACACGGCTGCTCTCCAAAAAGGGCGGCAAGAGTGGCGATTGGGAATACACGGCGTAG
- a CDS encoding molybdenum cofactor biosynthesis protein MoaE yields MGRWITDQPLDTTALIAETDDLASGALIIFLGTVRNENDGLPVRGMYYEAHIVLAETVIAQIEQEACTQHGARVCRIQHRIGVLALGEPSVIVVTRAAHRREAYAASRYAIDEVKRRAPIWKEEHYTDGDSRYLEGVPLTPPENDQP; encoded by the coding sequence ATGGGACGGTGGATCACCGATCAGCCCCTTGACACAACTGCCCTGATTGCCGAGACGGACGATCTGGCGTCGGGGGCATTGATCATCTTTCTTGGCACGGTGCGTAACGAAAATGATGGGCTGCCCGTCCGAGGGATGTATTACGAGGCGCACATCGTCCTTGCCGAAACGGTGATTGCCCAGATCGAACAAGAAGCCTGCACCCAACACGGGGCAAGGGTGTGCCGCATTCAGCATCGGATCGGCGTCTTGGCGTTGGGCGAGCCTAGTGTGATCGTCGTAACGCGGGCGGCACATCGCCGCGAGGCATACGCCGCCTCGCGCTATGCCATTGACGAGGTGAAACGCCGCGCCCCCATTTGGAAAGAAGAACACTACACAGATGGAGATAGCCGTTATCTTGAGGGTGTCCCCCTCACTCCACCGGAGAACGACCAACCATGA